Proteins encoded in a region of the Apostichopus japonicus isolate 1M-3 chromosome 19, ASM3797524v1, whole genome shotgun sequence genome:
- the LOC139959546 gene encoding uncharacterized protein, which translates to MTPEEETRLEKWLLSMSRIGYGQTRRELCLTVKKILDDDGRKNPFKDNMPGPQWARAFMRRHPKISERAGEALGKERAMLSSSKLEEWFAKFEEFMASDEIIDGEEILSDPRRLFNCDESDFPLAGKAEKVLAPRGTKNVYQFSNSDKHQITVLACMNAAGFYIEPMLIFPNTRFRYNPLDGAPDTPQKGTTTVPLSNTEFIVMLFL; encoded by the exons ATGACACCTGAAGAAGAGACGCGGTTGGAAAAATGGTTATTAAGTATGTCAAGGATAGGCTATGGCCAAACCAGAAGAGAGCTATGTCTAACGGTCAAGAAAATACTTGATGACGATGGGAGAAAAAACCCATTCAAAGACAATATGCCAG GTCCTCAGTGGGCAAGAGCGTTTATGAGACGTCACCCGAAAATTTCGGAGAGGGCAGGCGAGGCTCTGGGGAAGGAAAGGGCAATGCTAAGTAGCAGTAAACTGGAAGAGTGGTTTGCAAAGTTTGAAGAATTCATGGCATCTGATGAAATAATAGATGGTGAAGAAATCCTTAGTGATCCCCGTCGTCTGTTCAACTGTGACGAGAGCGATTTTCCGCTGGCAGGAAAAGCAGAGAAGGTTCTCGCCCCACGAGGAACCAAAAATGTGTACCAGTTTAGTAACAGTGATAAGCACCAGATAACGGTCTTAGCGTGTATGAATGCGGCTGGTTTCTACATTGAACCTATGCTGATTTTTCCAAACACCAGATTTCGGTACAATCCACTCGACGGTGCCCCTGACACACCACAGAAGGGCACCACGACGGTGCCCCTGTCCAACACAGAATTTATAGTGATGTTATTTCTTTGA